One genomic window of Daphnia pulex isolate KAP4 chromosome 12, ASM2113471v1 includes the following:
- the LOC124209556 gene encoding KAT8 regulatory NSL complex subunit 3-like isoform X2, translated as MVVKAMEDSREASITCRNIPNGSGTEPSPVQLDHCYAKPWNWRQEMAHCKPIRVLFAEKSSPACDDVIDVEVSSPVKHHSILDTEVTDKNYVESVQKLSLLSTDENNSDWEETVKRDGWTPLQNRIFNKVVKLLIADNMAKLATEKLENEAIQKKINVEGSAKKLRIILSSVSWDVKITQWLHLTLIEHLNQDYLLCYINMLQVLQSRVPTLVDRILNTPLTNSKLLALNNQILNFVVSKPWEPALKPSVSATTKAPPVTPFIIMVPSGTNNYNSLSSMNGSRRFQTWHNLLQTLGRVTTVSLQTSSTPQTLPLPMFVEAIINATVQKVQELKAGCPTRPIVLAGLQQGALIAAQVAYIEPVTALLCLGFPLFCVDGKRGEPDDFILDIKCPTMLIVGQSSSTCTVDGIEQLRHRMKAESSLIVVDGAVDSLRMLKWKKKLQNVTQSMVDTCILEEISTFFSAVLTQVPAPGSGKRSPVERKSDATSLNAGLTKRPRHQVDADDSPHSALSGHNYSQSTPFAPPWKGRSGTGLRVRGGRAGPGHTRLPYQRAISEISPSTPKGRLARSLSTHRALPTSTDHLPPRGSSQRANISNSLDSVEIDCKSSVGSSQGSPKEEGFQPPMECKGGGDSSETESAPPADDDDEIMEDLRFCNEFMSKQQHSQTPQKLDDSMQDDDFCLKYSGDEADDLPLADVCRRLSAENRNRNLNSKNQPADPPE; from the exons ATGGTAGTTAAAGCAATGGAAGATAGTCGGGAGGCTTCGATTACTTGTAGGAATATACCTAATGGATCG GGTACCGAACCTAGCCCAGTACAACTGGATCATTGCTATGCTAAACCATGGAATTGGCGCCAAGAAATGGCCCATTGTAAACCTATACGTGTTCTTTTTGCAGAGAAGAGTTCTCCTGCTTG tGATGATGTGATAGATGTTGAAGTCTCTTCTCCCGTAAAACACCACTCTATCCTAGATACTGAAGTCACTGACAAAAATTATGTGGAATCAGTGCAGAAGTTGAGTCTTCTTTCAAcagatgaaaataattcagaTTGGGAAGAAACGGTCAAAAGAGATGGATGGACTCCATTgcaaaatcgaatttttaatAAG GTTGTAAAATTGCTTATTGCAGACAACATGGCAAAACTAGCTActgaaaaacttgaaaatgaagctatccaaaagaaaatcaacgtGGAAGGTTCtgcaaaaaaattgagaataaTCCTTTCCTCAGTGTCATGGGATGTGAAGATAACTCAGTGGCTGCATTTGACACTAATCGAACATCTAAATCAAGATTATCTGTTATGTTACATAAATATGCTACAAGTGCTCCAGAGTCGAGTGCCTACCTTGGTTGATCGAATACTCAACACTCCTCTTACTAACAGCAAGCTTTTGGCTTTAAACAACCAAATCCTGAATTTCGTTGTTAGCAAGCCTTGGGAGCCTGCTTTGAAACCCAGTGTTTCAGCAACTACCAAAGCTCCACCTGTAACACCATTCATTATTATGGTACCTTCAGGAACCAATAATTACAATTCTTTATCAAG TATGAATGGGTCAAGGCGCTTTCAAACTTGGCACAACCTACTACAGACTCTTGGAAGAGTAACAACTGTTTCTCTCCAGACATCATCGACCCCACAAACACTACCCTTACCTATGTTTGTTGAGGCCATCATCAATGCTACGGTACAGAAAGTCCAAGAGCTGAAAGCAGGCTGCCCGACTCGCCCAATCGTTCTTGCAGGTCTTCAACAAGGGGCATTAATAGCCGCACag GTCGCCTATATAGAACCAGTTACGGCGCTACTTTGTTTAGGCTTCCCACTCTTCTGCGTTGATGGCAAACGAGGCGAACCTGATGATTTCATTCTAGATATCAAATGTCCTACTATGTTGATCGTAGGTCAATCTTCCTCGACGTGCACTGTAGATGGAATAGAGCAGCTCAGACACCGTATGAAAGCTGAGTCTTCTCTCATAGTGGTAGACGGTGCTGTTGATTCGTTAAGAATGCTAAA atggaaaaagaaactacaAAATGTTACCCAGTCGATGGTGGATACCTGTATTTTGGAAGAAATATCAACTTTCTTTTCAGCAGTTTTGACCCAAGTACCTGCTCCAGGTTCTGGGAAAAGGAGTCCAGTTGAGCGGAAGTCTGATGCCACATCACTTAACGCTGGACTCACGAAAAGGCCTAGGCATCAAGTTGACGCGGATGATTCACCCCATTCTGCATTGAGTGGTCATAACTATTCTCAAAG TACTCCGTTCGCCCCACCATGGAAGGGTCGTAGTGGAACTGGGCTTCGAGTGCGAGGTGGACGAGCAGGGCCCGGACACACAAG ACTCCCATATCAAAGAGCAATCTCCGAAATTTCGCCATCCACTCCAAAAG GTCGACTTGCACGTTCCTTAAGTACTCATCGTGCGCTACCAACGTCAACTGACCATTTACCACCTCGTGGGTCTTCACAGCGAGCAAATATTTCCAATTCTTTGGATAGTGTGGAAATTGATTGCAAG TCGAGCGTCGGTAGTTCTCAAGGATCGCCCAAAGAGGAAGGCTTTCAGCCTCCGATGGAATGCAAG GGAGGCGGCGATAGCTCCGAGACAGAATCGGCTCCTCctgccgatgatgatgatgagattATGGAAGATTTGCGCTTTTGCAATGAGTTTATGTCTAAGCAACAGCACAGCCAAACACCTCAGAAACTAGACGACAGCATGCAAGACGATGATTTCTGTCTTAAATACAGTGGCGACGaag CAGATGATTTACCTCTAGCCGACGTTTGCCGGCGGCTAAGTGCTGAGAATCGCAACCGAAATCTAAACAGCAAGAACCAACCTGCGGATCCACCGGAGTAG
- the LOC124209556 gene encoding KAT8 regulatory NSL complex subunit 3-like isoform X1 translates to MVVKAMEDSREASITCRNIPNGSGTEPSPVQLDHCYAKPWNWRQEMAHCKPIRVLFAEKSSPACDDVIDVEVSSPVKHHSILDTEVTDKNYVESVQKLSLLSTDENNSDWEETVKRDGWTPLQNRIFNKVVKLLIADNMAKLATEKLENEAIQKKINVEGSAKKLRIILSSVSWDVKITQWLHLTLIEHLNQDYLLCYINMLQVLQSRVPTLVDRILNTPLTNSKLLALNNQILNFVVSKPWEPALKPSVSATTKAPPVTPFIIMVPSGTNNYNSLSSMNGSRRFQTWHNLLQTLGRVTTVSLQTSSTPQTLPLPMFVEAIINATVQKVQELKAGCPTRPIVLAGLQQGALIAAQVAYIEPVTALLCLGFPLFCVDGKRGEPDDFILDIKCPTMLIVGQSSSTCTVDGIEQLRHRMKAESSLIVVDGAVDSLRMLKWKKKLQNVTQSMVDTCILEEISTFFSAVLTQVPAPGSGKRSPVERKSDATSLNAGLTKRPRHQVDADDSPHSALSGHNYSQSTPFAPPWKGRSGTGLRVRGGRAGPGHTSRLPYQRAISEISPSTPKGRLARSLSTHRALPTSTDHLPPRGSSQRANISNSLDSVEIDCKSSVGSSQGSPKEEGFQPPMECKGGGDSSETESAPPADDDDEIMEDLRFCNEFMSKQQHSQTPQKLDDSMQDDDFCLKYSGDEADDLPLADVCRRLSAENRNRNLNSKNQPADPPE, encoded by the exons ATGGTAGTTAAAGCAATGGAAGATAGTCGGGAGGCTTCGATTACTTGTAGGAATATACCTAATGGATCG GGTACCGAACCTAGCCCAGTACAACTGGATCATTGCTATGCTAAACCATGGAATTGGCGCCAAGAAATGGCCCATTGTAAACCTATACGTGTTCTTTTTGCAGAGAAGAGTTCTCCTGCTTG tGATGATGTGATAGATGTTGAAGTCTCTTCTCCCGTAAAACACCACTCTATCCTAGATACTGAAGTCACTGACAAAAATTATGTGGAATCAGTGCAGAAGTTGAGTCTTCTTTCAAcagatgaaaataattcagaTTGGGAAGAAACGGTCAAAAGAGATGGATGGACTCCATTgcaaaatcgaatttttaatAAG GTTGTAAAATTGCTTATTGCAGACAACATGGCAAAACTAGCTActgaaaaacttgaaaatgaagctatccaaaagaaaatcaacgtGGAAGGTTCtgcaaaaaaattgagaataaTCCTTTCCTCAGTGTCATGGGATGTGAAGATAACTCAGTGGCTGCATTTGACACTAATCGAACATCTAAATCAAGATTATCTGTTATGTTACATAAATATGCTACAAGTGCTCCAGAGTCGAGTGCCTACCTTGGTTGATCGAATACTCAACACTCCTCTTACTAACAGCAAGCTTTTGGCTTTAAACAACCAAATCCTGAATTTCGTTGTTAGCAAGCCTTGGGAGCCTGCTTTGAAACCCAGTGTTTCAGCAACTACCAAAGCTCCACCTGTAACACCATTCATTATTATGGTACCTTCAGGAACCAATAATTACAATTCTTTATCAAG TATGAATGGGTCAAGGCGCTTTCAAACTTGGCACAACCTACTACAGACTCTTGGAAGAGTAACAACTGTTTCTCTCCAGACATCATCGACCCCACAAACACTACCCTTACCTATGTTTGTTGAGGCCATCATCAATGCTACGGTACAGAAAGTCCAAGAGCTGAAAGCAGGCTGCCCGACTCGCCCAATCGTTCTTGCAGGTCTTCAACAAGGGGCATTAATAGCCGCACag GTCGCCTATATAGAACCAGTTACGGCGCTACTTTGTTTAGGCTTCCCACTCTTCTGCGTTGATGGCAAACGAGGCGAACCTGATGATTTCATTCTAGATATCAAATGTCCTACTATGTTGATCGTAGGTCAATCTTCCTCGACGTGCACTGTAGATGGAATAGAGCAGCTCAGACACCGTATGAAAGCTGAGTCTTCTCTCATAGTGGTAGACGGTGCTGTTGATTCGTTAAGAATGCTAAA atggaaaaagaaactacaAAATGTTACCCAGTCGATGGTGGATACCTGTATTTTGGAAGAAATATCAACTTTCTTTTCAGCAGTTTTGACCCAAGTACCTGCTCCAGGTTCTGGGAAAAGGAGTCCAGTTGAGCGGAAGTCTGATGCCACATCACTTAACGCTGGACTCACGAAAAGGCCTAGGCATCAAGTTGACGCGGATGATTCACCCCATTCTGCATTGAGTGGTCATAACTATTCTCAAAG TACTCCGTTCGCCCCACCATGGAAGGGTCGTAGTGGAACTGGGCTTCGAGTGCGAGGTGGACGAGCAGGGCCCGGACACACAAG CAGACTCCCATATCAAAGAGCAATCTCCGAAATTTCGCCATCCACTCCAAAAG GTCGACTTGCACGTTCCTTAAGTACTCATCGTGCGCTACCAACGTCAACTGACCATTTACCACCTCGTGGGTCTTCACAGCGAGCAAATATTTCCAATTCTTTGGATAGTGTGGAAATTGATTGCAAG TCGAGCGTCGGTAGTTCTCAAGGATCGCCCAAAGAGGAAGGCTTTCAGCCTCCGATGGAATGCAAG GGAGGCGGCGATAGCTCCGAGACAGAATCGGCTCCTCctgccgatgatgatgatgagattATGGAAGATTTGCGCTTTTGCAATGAGTTTATGTCTAAGCAACAGCACAGCCAAACACCTCAGAAACTAGACGACAGCATGCAAGACGATGATTTCTGTCTTAAATACAGTGGCGACGaag CAGATGATTTACCTCTAGCCGACGTTTGCCGGCGGCTAAGTGCTGAGAATCGCAACCGAAATCTAAACAGCAAGAACCAACCTGCGGATCCACCGGAGTAG
- the LOC124209556 gene encoding KAT8 regulatory NSL complex subunit 3-like isoform X3, producing the protein MVVKAMEDSREASITCRNIPNGSGTEPSPVQLDHCYAKPWNWRQEMAHCKPIRVLFAEKSSPACDDVIDVEVSSPVKHHSILDTEVTDKNYVESVQKLSLLSTDENNSDWEETVKRDGWTPLQNRIFNKVVKLLIADNMAKLATEKLENEAIQKKINVEGSAKKLRIILSSVSWDVKITQWLHLTLIEHLNQDYLLCYINMLQVLQSRVPTLVDRILNTPLTNSKLLALNNQILNFVVSKPWEPALKPSVSATTKAPPVTPFIIMVPSGTNNYNSLSSMNGSRRFQTWHNLLQTLGRVTTVSLQTSSTPQTLPLPMFVEAIINATVQKVQELKAGCPTRPIVLAGLQQGALIAAQVAYIEPVTALLCLGFPLFCVDGKRGEPDDFILDIKCPTMLIVGQSSSTCTVDGIEQLRHRMKAESSLIVVDGAVDSLRMLKWKKKLQNVTQSMVDTCILEEISTFFSAVLTQVPAPGSGKRSPVERKSDATSLNAGLTKRPRHQVDADDSPHSALSGHNYSQSTPFAPPWKGRSGTGLRVRGGRAGPGHTSRLPYQRAISEISPSTPKGRLARSLSTHRALPTSTDHLPPRGSSQRANISNSLDSVEIDCKSSVGSSQGSPKEEGFQPPMECKGGGDSSETESAPPADDDDEIMEDLRFCNEFMSKQQHSQTPQKLDDSMQDDDFCLKYSGDEADVCRRLSAENRNRNLNSKNQPADPPE; encoded by the exons ATGGTAGTTAAAGCAATGGAAGATAGTCGGGAGGCTTCGATTACTTGTAGGAATATACCTAATGGATCG GGTACCGAACCTAGCCCAGTACAACTGGATCATTGCTATGCTAAACCATGGAATTGGCGCCAAGAAATGGCCCATTGTAAACCTATACGTGTTCTTTTTGCAGAGAAGAGTTCTCCTGCTTG tGATGATGTGATAGATGTTGAAGTCTCTTCTCCCGTAAAACACCACTCTATCCTAGATACTGAAGTCACTGACAAAAATTATGTGGAATCAGTGCAGAAGTTGAGTCTTCTTTCAAcagatgaaaataattcagaTTGGGAAGAAACGGTCAAAAGAGATGGATGGACTCCATTgcaaaatcgaatttttaatAAG GTTGTAAAATTGCTTATTGCAGACAACATGGCAAAACTAGCTActgaaaaacttgaaaatgaagctatccaaaagaaaatcaacgtGGAAGGTTCtgcaaaaaaattgagaataaTCCTTTCCTCAGTGTCATGGGATGTGAAGATAACTCAGTGGCTGCATTTGACACTAATCGAACATCTAAATCAAGATTATCTGTTATGTTACATAAATATGCTACAAGTGCTCCAGAGTCGAGTGCCTACCTTGGTTGATCGAATACTCAACACTCCTCTTACTAACAGCAAGCTTTTGGCTTTAAACAACCAAATCCTGAATTTCGTTGTTAGCAAGCCTTGGGAGCCTGCTTTGAAACCCAGTGTTTCAGCAACTACCAAAGCTCCACCTGTAACACCATTCATTATTATGGTACCTTCAGGAACCAATAATTACAATTCTTTATCAAG TATGAATGGGTCAAGGCGCTTTCAAACTTGGCACAACCTACTACAGACTCTTGGAAGAGTAACAACTGTTTCTCTCCAGACATCATCGACCCCACAAACACTACCCTTACCTATGTTTGTTGAGGCCATCATCAATGCTACGGTACAGAAAGTCCAAGAGCTGAAAGCAGGCTGCCCGACTCGCCCAATCGTTCTTGCAGGTCTTCAACAAGGGGCATTAATAGCCGCACag GTCGCCTATATAGAACCAGTTACGGCGCTACTTTGTTTAGGCTTCCCACTCTTCTGCGTTGATGGCAAACGAGGCGAACCTGATGATTTCATTCTAGATATCAAATGTCCTACTATGTTGATCGTAGGTCAATCTTCCTCGACGTGCACTGTAGATGGAATAGAGCAGCTCAGACACCGTATGAAAGCTGAGTCTTCTCTCATAGTGGTAGACGGTGCTGTTGATTCGTTAAGAATGCTAAA atggaaaaagaaactacaAAATGTTACCCAGTCGATGGTGGATACCTGTATTTTGGAAGAAATATCAACTTTCTTTTCAGCAGTTTTGACCCAAGTACCTGCTCCAGGTTCTGGGAAAAGGAGTCCAGTTGAGCGGAAGTCTGATGCCACATCACTTAACGCTGGACTCACGAAAAGGCCTAGGCATCAAGTTGACGCGGATGATTCACCCCATTCTGCATTGAGTGGTCATAACTATTCTCAAAG TACTCCGTTCGCCCCACCATGGAAGGGTCGTAGTGGAACTGGGCTTCGAGTGCGAGGTGGACGAGCAGGGCCCGGACACACAAG CAGACTCCCATATCAAAGAGCAATCTCCGAAATTTCGCCATCCACTCCAAAAG GTCGACTTGCACGTTCCTTAAGTACTCATCGTGCGCTACCAACGTCAACTGACCATTTACCACCTCGTGGGTCTTCACAGCGAGCAAATATTTCCAATTCTTTGGATAGTGTGGAAATTGATTGCAAG TCGAGCGTCGGTAGTTCTCAAGGATCGCCCAAAGAGGAAGGCTTTCAGCCTCCGATGGAATGCAAG GGAGGCGGCGATAGCTCCGAGACAGAATCGGCTCCTCctgccgatgatgatgatgagattATGGAAGATTTGCGCTTTTGCAATGAGTTTATGTCTAAGCAACAGCACAGCCAAACACCTCAGAAACTAGACGACAGCATGCAAGACGATGATTTCTGTCTTAAATACAGTGGCGACGaag CCGACGTTTGCCGGCGGCTAAGTGCTGAGAATCGCAACCGAAATCTAAACAGCAAGAACCAACCTGCGGATCCACCGGAGTAG
- the LOC124209559 gene encoding progestin and adipoQ receptor family member 3-like, giving the protein MPPHSEVENDPLVDVRLRRRKRSRSISPRHFRKTSERHEFNNNHEKYCLNKNVSGSASTSSSRSSSVSSEVRLLRAGSSSTLMVSMRTSTTPSAITRQPVVVNFHEAPSFLQFNPFIYRGYRTNLGIVACIRSLFWWTNETLNAWTHLLGWIYFAYFTVDEVLQLVNSGGTSWQDSAISLLIVFCFQICMAMSTGYHTFCCHSKDFYHCWLSYDLCGISFSLLAIYTTGIYYAFWCQNEIRTIYITISGTLFVVALILQTTPKFLTDDYSRTRLIFFVSWSCFGFLPCIHWILQNGGFSTPNVFDLVSQIGIMYLICGAALFFYVSKVPEIWFPGSVDFIGSSHQWWHVIIFLAFCHWQMVGKYFADMRSHHGCFEFDKTGISSPSVFNVTNDNFHPHGTVF; this is encoded by the exons ATGCCGCCGCACTCGGAAGTGGAGAACGATCCGTTGGTGGATGTCCGGCTCCGCAGGCGGAAGCGCAGCCGATCCATTTCTCCGCGCCATTTTCGCAAGACGTCGGAACGGCACGAATTCAACAACAATCACGAGAAATATTGCCTCAACAAGAATGTGTCTGGGTCGGCCAGCACCAGCAgtagccgcagcagcagcgtgtCGAGCGAGGTCCGCCTGCTCCGGGCGGGATCCAGCTCTACTTTGATGGTCTCAATGCGAACTTCAACGACCCCGTCTGCTATTACCCGACAACCGGTTGTGGTGAATTTTCACGAGGCTCCTTCATTTCTACAATTCAACCCGTTCATCTACAGAGGCTACCGCACCAATCTTGGAATCGTGGCCTGCATACGAAG TTTGTTTTGGTGGACAAACGAGACGCTCAATGCTTGGACCCACTTGCTCGGATGGATTTATTTTGCTTACTTTACTGTGGACGAAGTCCTCCAGCTAGTCAACAGCGGTGGGACTTCATGGCAAGACAGCGCCATCAGTCTCTTGATAGTTTTCTGCTTCCAG ATTTGCATGGCCATGTCGACCGGCTATCACACTTTCTGTTGTCATTCGAAAGATTTTTACCATTGCTGGCTCTCTTACGACTTGTGTGGCATTTCCTTCAGCCTCTTGGCCATCTACACTACAGGGATTTACTACGCATTTTGGTGTCAGAAC GAAATCAGAACAATCTACATCACCATAAGCGGAACTCTGTTCGTAGTGGCCTTGATCCTCCAGACAACGCCTAAATTTCTTACGGATGACTACAGCCGCACCCGCctcattttcttcgtttcatgGAGTTGTTTCGGATTCCTTCCCTGCATTCACTGGATTTTGCAGAATGGCGGATTTAGCACGCCCAATGTCTTT gattTGGTGAGCCAGATAGGTATCATGTACTTGATATGTGGCGCAGCTTTGTTCTTTTATGTTAGCAAAGTACCCGAGATATGGTTCCCAG GTTCCGTTGACTTTATTGGTAGTTCTCACCAG TGGTGGCacgttattattttcttggctttCTGCCACTGGCAGATGGTAGGTAAGTATTTTGCCGACATGCGGTCCCATCATGGCTGCTTTGAGTTTGATAAAACGGGAATTTCCTCTCCGTCGGTCTTCAATGTCACCAACGACAACTTTCACCCTCACGGCACCGTCTTTTAG